A stretch of DNA from Kwoniella mangroviensis CBS 8507 chromosome 1 map unlocalized Ctg01, whole genome shotgun sequence:
GTGTCTGTCCAATcggggaagatgaaaaggacATCAATTAAAGTGTCCAATCTCCCCCCGACCCTACGCTCCATCCTATCTCAGCGGACCGCCCAAATCGCAACATCCACAACATCCACCGACTCACCGGGAGAACCAATTTCCGTCAATGGATGGATCAAATCTATACGGACGCACAAGAATGTTTCCTTTGCTGAAATCAACGATGGGAGCTCGGGAAAGAGCCTGCAGGCTGTGCTGAAAGGCAAGGGAAAAGCtgatgggtgagtgaactTCCCCATCTTATCACATCAAGTTGTCTTACGATGACAGTCTGACATGACCCGTCACCGACTCATGCAGTGTGTATCTAtatagctgacttgatggATTATCTGCATTTTCGCAGACTGACGAATGGGACCAGCGTAAATCTCAAGGGAGAATTGAAAAAATCAAAAGGCCAAGGACAAGATTTAGAATTATTGGTGAATGATCTGAACATCTTGGGAGAGTGCGATtccgaggtgagttgacccAACATGCGTATGGATAAGAAATAACTACATCGCATCTTACATCCAAAGCCAAGTTGTTTTTCATTGCTAATTATGTCTATGGTGTGACGCGTAGACATACCCAATCCAAAAGAAATCACTACCTAATTCTGTACTTCGTGATAACGCTCATTTGAGGTTCCGTACTTCCCAGACCGCAGCTGTGATGAGGATAAGGGATAATATCATGAGAGATTGGCATGATTGGTTCGAGGTGGGTGATTTATCTATCTcatattctcttctttctaCTCACAAAAGCATGTCTAATTCGTAGGAAAACGACTTTATCCATATACATACCCCTCTCCTTACTTCATCAGATTGTGAAGGTGCCGGGGAAGTATTTACTCTCCTAGATCAACCTAATCCCAACAGTCCACAGACGACAACATTCTTCCCTCATCCTGCTCATCTAACCGTATCTTCCCAACTTCACTTGGAAGCTCCCACTCATTCTCTCTCACGTACATATacattatcaccttcattcAGGGCCGAACCAAGTTTGACATCAAGACATTTGAGTGAATTTTAcatgttggaaggtgaagtgggaTTTATAGAAGATCTAGATCAACTATTGGACgttgttgaggatggaatTAAATTCAGTGTAGATCGGATACTGAAAGAGGGTAGTAAGAGAGGTAAAAGGGTTAAAGAGGATTTAGAAATGATATCGAAATCCTCGAATGACAATTCGGAGATTGAGGTGGTAGAACAACAAGGagtgatcaatcgatcggATCCATTAAATCACTTGAGACAAATACTCGCTAAACCATTTACGAGAATCGATTATACTCAAGCTTTGGATTTACTTAGACAAGCtaaagaggaaagaagggaagaaggtgaattacctTTGAAAGATGTGCCGACTTGGGGAGAAGGTTTGTCGACAGAGAATGAAAAATGGTTGGCTAATCATTTTAATGGACCGGTGTTCGTTATGAGGTAtcccaagaagatcaaacctTTTTATATGTTACCTTCGTCCACCTCCAcagggaagaatggagaggaagagggtgggGAGACAGTAGAATGTTTCGATCTCCTTTTCCCCCTCATTGGCGAGATGGCCGGTGGGTCCCTCAGAGAACATCGTCTAGATCATCTCACTCGTGCGATCGAAcagaatggaatgaaggtAGAAGACTACGAGTGGTATATTGATTTGAGAAGGTACGGATCGATACCTCATGGAGGTTGGGGGATGGGTTGGGATAGATGGATAAGTTATGTGACGGGCGTGGGGAACGTAAGAGATGTGGTGGCTTACCCGAGATGGAAGGGACATTGCAAATACTGAGTCTAGTAATGTACATAATATAGAAGATATGAATGGCAGGAGCTAGCTCGATCACTCGCATAGTTCGTGGATACAGACACATATAAATCTCATACGTCATGTGACATTCATCTTATAATATTGACATGATATATACAACTTCCCCATAACCTACATATTTATACACAATATCATTACATACTTCACTTTCAGCACGTCATATACTAGGATTAAAAAGGTCTTATGATCTATACACACATACTCTGAGGTAAATACAAACCATGGTCTGCCTGAGTTCTTTACGAtatcactttcacttctgaCTCTGATGTTCGACTCTCCTTACTTTACATCAATCCTTACTGAATTCACCTAATCTACCTCcatctcaaccttccttcgCTTAACGTTGTTTCTAGTAGTCAATTGCATCATACTGCAATGCTCGGAAAGATCCGAGCCAGCTTCTGCATACCTTTTGGTAAGACCGATCTTTCGTTCCAGTTCTTTATCTTTGATCTCAACGAGTTTGGTCAGAGCTATTCACATCCAATCAATTTAGCTGACTACCATCACcgataagaggaagagacgGAACTCACATCCCTCGATACTTTCAAAGTGATGGTGGGTAGAATTCAGGCTACTGCTCAGTTTAGTATGTCCctctatatcatatcaacacATACAATAAGCATTTTGTGCGACCGAGTTCCAcctcactcacccttgataGTAGCCCAAGTAGGTTGGAATTTGGGATCTCCTGTATATTTCAGAACTCCCTCGAAGACTTTCTCACGATCGATGAAAGATCTGATCAGTGCGAAGGGATCCTCCAACTCAACAGGAATTTTGAATCGGGCTTCAGGCTCAGGTACAACGTCTTCGTCCGCTTCCGGATCCTGTAATGCTTGTCAGTATTACGATTTGAACGTCTAAGACAATACACTCACTTTGGCAGAAGGAGTAAAGTTGAAAGTACTCTCATCCCTACCAGATTGTCTTTCAGGAGTTACTGGTTGACCAGTTTCGTCGAACGTCAAGACCGATTCTTCCATCGGGATTCTTCGTGAAGGAACACCGCCCAGCTCGTCATCGAATGAGGGACGGCCTGGCATAGAGTAAGAGTTATACCCATTGGTGGGAACCCTTCGGGGAGGATTTACAGATGGTTTGATATTTCGACCCAGGTAGATGGGTGTATGAGGATCTTCTGGTCGATTCGATTGATGACCATGAGAGGTCTTACCAAATCTAGGATCAGTATCATagcgagatgaagattgagatACACTATTCGAACTTTTGAAAGGGTATTCAGGCCTGATCCGAGCAGCATCGGTATGAGGAACACCATGTACCACTGGAGTTGGCTCCTCGAAATTATCGTAGTCTTCACCAAGCTCGTCGAactcttcctcagcttgaAAATCGTTTCGGAATTCATGAGTCATCGGAGCTTGCTCTCGAGGAAGTGTACGAGTGGTCTGGGCTGGAGTTTGGCCGTGGTACACTTGCCTTTCGGGTTGCTACAAGCAACGGTTCAGCTTGATACGACAAATATTGAAATGTACAAGCGAATCAGACTTACAGCTAGAGGGATACCTTTATTACCATATCGAGGTGGAGGAAGCATATTGACTTTGAAAGTATCTTGCTTGTGAGCATTATCGGCTAGTTTCATCAAGTATGAACGTAAGCAGTATAGGAGGATAAATAGGAGAAATTGACGACTCACTTTGCCTACTTGTGATATTACCACGAGGGAGGCCAGAACTATTGTTGCCGATTCGGTCCGCCTCCTTCACATTGCCTGGGTATGTAGCATAATCTTGTGCTTTGACAAGTCGATTATTAGCATTGTGAACATCAGCTTCctgaggtggtggtcgaTTGTGATGATTTACTCGTGTTGAGTGATCGGTAGCACCTCGGATGGGGTtcttttgatgatcttgagggCTGGAGAGTCCAGCTTGAGAAGAAAGTTTACCTTGTTGAGGTGGATTACCTTGACCGTCTGTATGGGTACGGGGGTTTTGAGATTTTCTTGGGTCCATCGCTTGGCTAGGTGGAGCAGCTTGATTCAACGGTAGGTGTTGAGAGCTTCTTTGAGTAGACAAAACCATCGCTTTGGAGGTATCTTCCGTTTGACTTTCTACTTGGTTAGTAGTCTGATATGCAGAAGGTTCGATGTAATGCTCGTCGATGGGAGAGATCCGAGCTCGTGGAATGGTAGGAGTGTGAGGAatgaatgaggtgagtaattcTAGCGGGATGGCTGGATTCTTGAGGAAGGCTATTGGTCTGACCTGATGAGTACTTTGAGGACTGATGAGATTAGTATGAGAACGGAGAAAACCACTCGATCTGGGTTTGTGTTCTCTGATTGACATGGCACTAGATCAGAAGTAAGCAGTCAGTACAGAAACGAGAGGGTATGGTCTGAGTTGTCGTGATGTGTTCATTCTACCAGAACTTGTACAGCTCGAGGAGGAAAGGCCAAGGGGAAGAAGCACATATATGATCAGAAAGGACGGATACACATACAGACGACTCATAAGAAGTATAAGAAGGGCCGGCAAGAAGACGGGATCGTGAAAGTCTAGACTATGTGTGATGCTGGTGCATCAATGTATGAGACGCAGAGCGAATGTGAAAAtcaaggaaaagaagaaggaagaaaggggaGGTGAGAGAGAATGCAGGGCGACGAGGAAGTAGGACAAGGAAAAATGATTTGGCTGAACTCACCTAGTGCTGAGATGGGGAGGGATGAGAATGCGCTGTGGTGCCTCCTCACTCGTACATCAAATATCCAGCTTTGAGTGAATAGTGAATggagtgaagaaggaaaagaaagaaagaaagaaagaaagaaagaggaagaggaaggaagaagagaagtgaCTGGTCCACTCATCTATCTATTCTGGGTGGACCTACAGAGTGGAGGAAGAATACGAGGAGGATATGGCGACTGGCGCACCTAATTCGCGCACTCGCCCCTGAAAAGCGGGTGCCTATTAGCCGGACCACCTCCAGTATATCAAAAAAGTTGGAATGAGCAGAGGTTGATTATATTCTGATctatatacatatccatTCCGAAATTACCAAGCTCAGCACACAAGTAAGGTCGtgagaagatatatatactcgaTATGGGAATGACAGGCGGTATATGACGTGAGCACATTCTCCGTTCTAATGTGCGGTCAATCTCTATCACTCTGGCTGACGGTGTCATTTGATTTTGCAGATCAAGTAAATGAACGATGTCTAGTAAGGTCAAAGTTGTTGCTTGTGTAAGTACGACTCTGAGATCCACGCCACACCTTCGACCTGCTCTACCTttcatcaatccaccaaGACATTCAACTGGTACCCAGGCTACGTCAGGACATGATCCTAATTTACCTGGATGTTCAAAATGGTTTTCATCGACCTGTTCTCAATTGACGATTCCTCAACGAacattcttcacctccaaCCATGACTCGTCGCCTTCTCAACAAGCCACAAGAATACTGCCTgccaaagatcaaaatgaagaggaatttcaTCTACACAAAACGacatcaacacctcatcTACCTCTCCCACCTCGATTACCTTATTCACCCAATTCATACCCTTTCAAAAGACATATGGAGATCCTATCCCTCTCACTTTACTCATGTACGGTGGACGAATCATGGACGGTATATACATCCTTACATCCTTCGTTGAGACGATACATCCCAGACGAAACGTTTAAATCCCTCGTAGGCCATCAGGTAGCTCACCCGGAACAGCAAAAAGCCTGGAGTAGGGTTAGAACTCTATTGAGATTGGCGAAGAAATGTAGGATGTCCTtgagtgagattgatcagaaGGATTTGATAAGGATCATCAGATTAGGTCTGAGGAGGTATAGAGCAGAGTACGATAGGagtaaagaaggtgaaagtgaagaggatgatattTACAAATTGGTTAAGAAATTATGGATAACGCTAGAGAGCAAAATACCGTTAGATCAATTTCCACATGAATTGAAGAGAGGGTGGTTGGGATTACACTTGAAAAGGTTACAAAAGttaggaaagaaaggtagaGCTAACAAAGAGGAGATCAGCGATCGTATCAAAGATATAGAAGAAATGGTTATAGATATGGTCAAGAAAGGAGCTATAAATACTTCTTTAGGTCACTACATCGGagacatcttgatatcttcgagcGGTAATACCTTGGATGGTCTCAAACGATCTTTCAAGAATTTAACGTTGTGTATAGCTCAAGGGGTCAATATAAAACACGCTCATCTTCACAAGATAGTGAGAAAGTTGGACGTGGTATGGTCAAAAGAAGGAAACACCGCAAATTCAGAATACTTCATCCCCTCTGTGTTGGAATCATTAAACATCGACCCGATCTCCAACACATCCCGCATACTATATTCAGCATTAGATACTTCGACCAGAAGAGCCAGAACCAGAGTACAAAAAGCTTTAGGACTTTtagaagatcatcaatcaagtGTTGGAGGATtgataggaagagggatTTCAGTTTCTAAATCTACTGGAGGAGACATCTTGGTCAGGTTAGATACAGCTATACGTTTACTTGAACTTGCTCTTCAGcaaaaagaaggagattgtgGGGCATTAATCTCATCATTAACTATTGCTTTACACCACGCGAAACGGTCTACAcctcattcatcctcttcaataCAAGATATCGACAAATCGATCATTCGGTATGTCAGATCATTACATGAAAGTCAAGTCATACCCCAACTGTCGTCCGAGTCGATCATCCCTTTATTCAAATTGATTCTTTCGGTCTTACCTTCATCAGAAGCTTATATCCTATCAAGGAAAATCTACCAACACGCTCGATCAACTACCCCTCTGTTCAAATGGTCACTCAAGAACTTATACCTATGGCAAAAGTTATTCAGATATTCCCTTACCTCGCCGAATCTGCACTTACATTTCGCCTCTCGGCTTTACACCGACCTGCTGGCCGATGGATTATCGATTCGAAAACCAGATATGTTATTGTTGATCCGTTCGACAGGTATGAAATCCAGTCCATCGAGAGCGATATTGTTAGAAAGACATATAAAAGATTACTTGTGGTCCGCAAATCATGGTcattcccttccacctcttgtATTAGCTTTGACCCAAGGTTTGACACACGGTGGAATACAAGATACGGATTTGGCGTTGAACCTGACTGAAAGGTTGTTACAAGATCAACCTGTCCCTGTACAGGTACTAGAAATCTTGGTGTCCAACTTGTCGAGATCTACAAGATCACAAGATAGAATCAGGgtaattcaacttctacAACAGGTTGATGGGAAGGATAGCAACGCGATCAGATTGTATAATATCGTATTATCAAATTCCATCAAATCGTCTTCCTCAACTAGTGGAATACCAGATGATGTAAGAGAGGAAAATGGGAGGTTGAGTCATCAAGAGACCTTGGGATATGCTATATACCTATACAAGGAGATGATCTCCAAGGGGATCAAACCTAATAATAGGATCGTATCGAATATGATTAGAGTGTTGCTAGATTCGGGTCATTTGGATTCGGCTTTGGATGTATTCAAAGCTTCGATCGATTCGTCTTCTACTCAGGGAAGAACGGGTTTTAGGATAAAATCGAATGTCGTCGGAAGGTTGATGGTCAATCTTGCCATGGCCAACAGAACCACGGAGGCGAATCAAGTAGAATCATCTTGGAGAAAGATCAACGAGACGTCGGAAGGGAAGGTATGGGATAAAGGTGTAATTGGAGCTAGGATACTGATTGATATaaaagatgggaaagaggtTGATATGGATCAAATCATGAAACAAACAGGTTggaaaggtaaaaaaggATTTTTGAATTTTTTACAAAGTCTCAGACCACCTTCGTCAACTCCGCCTACTCTCACCCCTGCATTGGTAAAAGACCGAGTGGATTCAGAGACGAGAGAAGTAATAATGaatcatgatgatgggaatgatcaAAGTGTAAGGTTCGCTTGGGATCCGAatagaaggaatgaaagagaTAGCGTTAGGGTGGATCTTTGCATGTCATCAGAATTTGGTATGATATATCATTAGTATGGATTCACTTGTTGTACAGTATCGCATATTCATACAATGTAACATTGCATTCTGGAAAATATTGCAGGTTGCGATATGTAGCTCACGAGACTTGGTGATCGTATTTGAGAGTGTCAACATCGGATGTGTGATGTTGCAATATGACCGCCGGTCTCAAACGCGTTTGCTTGTGCATCACCAGATATCTTGGATGAGTTATCGGATCCGAAATGGTTACCTGAACACATACACGAAAAAGCAGACGTCGACTTGTGCTATTGGTAAGGCAGGGCTAAGGGTGTTCCGGCGTAAGCTGACTAAGTGTTATGTCTATGCAGTCCAACCGGGAATGTCTATCGGAAGTTACGGACGCGACTGTGGTTGTTCCTGAATACAGGTCGCATAGGAAATGTTCACGTTTTTGCAGTTGTGCACTCACTGTGCGATGAATTCTCAAGGCCGCCGGATCCACTCAATCACTCAGAGTCGTATCTTGCCGTCAATCTGTATGTCGAATGTTGACATGGACGTGTATGTTACTTTGGCCATCACCGATATCGAAGAGCATAAGTGTACCAATAAAGGATACGACCAAGGGACACAAGAACGAACACGGATATCTCAATGAAAAGCTCATCCAGTGCCACGAGTTTAATgatccatcaccaccaccacctttgatcatacacatacacatacacatacacatagACACCTTCACActccattcatcatcaaacaacaTCAAACATCCTTCAAAGTCAACACCTTTACATACTCTTCATATCTATCCAATTaatcatccaccaccacaacaGTACGATTGGGTGACATTCTCACTAGGTTAGTGAAACGGGTTATCAAGGTGCGATTTCACACCGCTTTCAACGAAAACCTTCgtcatcaatcaagattACAATCATAACAACCTTGACAACCAGGAAAAAATCCTTCATGACCGATTAGAAGTAAGAGTAGGAAACGACTAAATCAAAGATAATTGAGATCAAGGCTATACAACGACGTATCCGTCCAAAGTGACGCTCGGGTGACGCGGTGGTCTGTGAATAGACAATCTACACATCCCTAACCACCTGCCGATGTCGATAGGGAAACGGCTCTCACCTCACAGTGGATTTAGATTTTGGTTCCTACGTCGCTTCATATAGTTTCGTCAGACCACTTCATATCGAGTACTCAGATAGAAAATACATTAGACTGTAGGATAGCTGAAAAGTAGTTGGTGAGTGTTATACCCAAGACCAAGTCATATCAGTAGAAAGTCAACTGACATGACCGGCAGTAGATCTATATCTTCACAGCCCCCCAAAGTAGACCGATACAACCATTACATTCATTTGACCCACACTCGTTACTCATTACTGAATCtatctcatttcatcatGTCGCATCTCGACCCCTCTTATCCCAATAATCCCTACGggtcatcctcatcttcatactCTCTcgacccatcctcatccacctctcgACtaaatcccaatcccaatcccgATTCCTCAGCAATGATCTCTTCCGGTCAACCTCAACGCTCATACTTGAACGTAGATGATtcagagggagaagaagaagtatttGATCGACATTCGATTGATCCCGAATTACGTCTGAGGACCGTTCGTACCGCTCATTCAGTGTTAGctgaatcgatcaaatccGAGGCATTAGCTGAAAAACGAGCAAAGCGGAGGACACTGTTCAAAAGTATGAGAAGGAAAGCTTCTGGTATAGGAAGTAAGAGGAGAAAGACATCGgtggttgaagaaggaaacaCGGAATTATCAGAAGGTTCACAAAGTAGGAGAGATACTCAAAGTACGATTCATACACCTCCGATTCCCCAATCAGAATTCGGCTCGCCTCAGAAATCTGTACCCACTATAGAGGTCTCAccaccacaaccacaaccatCGTCTGAACCTGGACCAAGTCTGACagaaaagatcaaaggtaaagggaaggCGAAAGCACCCCCACCACGAAGAAGCGTATATGTCAATATCAACCTTCCCCGTAATCTCCTTAATGTCAAGGGTGATCCGATAGCTCGATATGTACGAAACAAAGTTAGAACTTCCAAATATACTCTAGTCACCTTCATACCCAAGAACCTCTTTGAACAATTTAGGAGAGTTGCCAATATctatttcctcttcttggtGATAATTCAACTATTTAGTGTGTTTGGAGCACCAAATGCTCAGATTGGTATGTTGCCCCTATTGGCGATATTGGGTATGACGGCGATCAAAGATGGGATAGAagattggagaagatcaaaattGGATGATCAGGTCAATAATTCAGCTACGACGAAATTGGCTGGCGGTTGGAGGAATTTTAATCAGCCGAGGGATCCGAGGAATTGGCTGGAAAGATTGTTTAATGTTGGATTAGGTGAGTTAAAATTTTGAGCTTTCTGCGGGCCAAGTGATATATGCATGGGTATGATGAAAGCAGATTAGGAACAAATGTAGGATGTACTTGACAGACATTGCGCTGACATTTTGTATAGCCCCAGGCAAGACGTCCAAAGGTGTTAAAAAGCTGCGAGAGCGGGAGGGAAGTGCAGGCAATAAGATCATGATGGAGGATAGTCAGAAATCATGGGATCAAGATCCACAGGAAGAACTAGATGTGGTAGTGGTGGACAAAGAatcttatcctctttcgaCGATGCCTTCGACCGTCATCCCCTCTCTGAATATCACCGAATCGACTACTCCTGATCTGCCGAACGAAGAGGGGTTCCGACAGTctttgatgttgaggaaaACTTCGAGTCTGCCCAGTATGGCATCAAGGAGGAGTAATGGTGTTGTCGATTGGAATAGACCAACTTCAGGGAGTATTCAGTGGGAAAGGACTCTATGGTGAGTGGAAAAAGAAAATCCTATTGTAATCTCAGTTAGTCTGATGAAGTCGTTGGTGGTGACACAGGAAAAAACTCGAAGTTGGCGATTTGGTATTGCTACGAGATAACGAGCAAGTACCAGCGGACATCATCGttctttccacttccaatgCCGATAATCTATGCTTTGTCGAAACGAAAAACCTAGATGGAGAAACCAATCTGAAAATACGAAAAGCTTTGAGGGCAACTTCGTCGATATCGTCAGAAGAAGACCTTGAACACGCTCGATTTGTGGTGGATTCTGAACCTCCTCATGCCAATTTGTATACATACAATGGTGTGCTTCGATATTCCCCAGCAGATTCTTATGGTAAAGCTgaagaacaagctgaaggtatcaccatcaatgaatTGCTCCTGAGAGGATGTTCCATAAGGAATACGAAATGGGTTATTGGGATGGTCATTTTCACTGGTGCTGATACCAAGATCATGCTCAATGGTGGCGATACTCCGTACGTTCAGCTTCGTTTAGCCACTCGATGTCGTAAGCTGATTTGTATGTCACTCCATAGCTCTAAGCGAAGTAAGATCGAGAAAGAAACGAATTTCAACGTTATCATGAATTTTGTTATCCTGCTCGTCCTGTGTTTAGCAACTGCTTTACTTCGTAAGTGGAACCACCACtgggaaaagaaagaatgCTGATAGACCTATAGACGGGTGGTACCGTTCACTTACTGGGACTAGTGCGGAAACATATGAGCCTGGTGCCGAAGCTAGCGACAACATTTACCTTGACTCGGTCAtcattttcttctcctgtctTATCGTATTCCAGAATATCGTACCGATCTCGCTATATATCACTGTCGAGGTGGTGAAAACGGTTCAAGCGTACTTCATCTTTCAGGATGTGGAAATGTACTATGAACCTTGTGAGTGATACGAGATTCGCGGATTGAAGCTGAGCTGACATCCACCCTAGACGACACTCCCTGTGTACCCAAAACTTGGAACATCTCCGATGATCTTGGTCAGATCGAATATGTCTTCTCCGATAAAACCGGTACGCTGACACAGAACATCATGGAGTTCAAGAAATGCTCCATCCAAGGGAAGATCTTCGGTGAAGGTCTGACGGAAGCTATGATGGGAGCTGCGAAACGAGACGGTCAGGAAACTGGTCCTGCTATGGAAGATCAGGAGGTTGAATTAGCAGGActcaaggagaagatgcttaagatgatgaaacatACCATTCGAAATCGCTATCTCCGAGAAGACAAACTCACTCTCATCGCTCCTAACCTTGTCGATCACATGGCCAACCCTTCTGATCCccttcaacatcatatcattgaTTTCTTTCGAGCTTTAGCCATCTGTCATTCAGTACTGTCCGACGCTCCTGATCCATCGAGGCCTCACGAGTTGGACTATAAAGCCGAATCCCCAGATGAAGCTGCTTTAGTTGCCGCTGCTCGAGATGTTGGATTTCCTTTCATCAACAAGAATAACAACTACCTAGACATTGAAGTTATGGGGACACCCGAACGATGGATCCCATTGAAACTACTCGAGTTTAACAGTAGTAGGAAAAGGATGAGTGTTGTCGCCAGAAGTCCTGATGGAAGGATCATACTCTACTGCAAAGGAGCGGATAGTGTGATATACAGTCGACTTGATCTCAACCACGACGAAAACCTCAAGCAAACAACTCTGAAAGATTTAGAAACTTTCGCCAACGGTGGTTTGAGGACCTTGTGTATCGCTTATCGAGAACTATCCGAAGCTGAATTTGCAGATTGGTCGAAGAAGTATGATGCAGCTGCTGCCGCGACTGTCGACAGAGAAGGCGAGATTGAAAAGGCTTGTGAACTGGTTGAACATTCGTTGACTATTCTTGGAGCAACTGCATTGGAAGATAAATTGCAAGAAGGTGTACCAGACGCAATCGCGATGTTACATCGTGCAGGAATCAAATTATGGATTTTGACTGGAGACAAACTACAAACTGCCATCGAAATTGGATATAGTTGTAATCTCCTGACGAACGATATGGAAGTAATGATCATTTCGGCAGATTCGGAGGAAGGCGCAAGAGCTCAGATCGAAGCTGGTTTGAACAAAATCGCATCGGTGATTGGTCCACCACCCACCACTCCTGCTTCGGGCAAAATTATGAACCCTGGAATGAACACCTCTGCGACGTTCGCTGTAGTTATCGATGGTGAAAGTCTAAGATACGCTCTTCAACCTAGTTTGAAAGGATTGTTCTTGAGTCTTGGTACTCA
This window harbors:
- a CDS encoding asparagine-tRNA ligase, translated to MKRTSIKVSNLPPTLRSILSQRTAQIATSTTSTDSPGEPISVNGWIKSIRTHKNVSFAEINDGSSGKSLQAVLKGKGKADGLTNGTSVNLKGELKKSKGQGQDLELLVNDLNILGECDSETYPIQKKSLPNSVLRDNAHLRFRTSQTAAVMRIRDNIMRDWHDWFEENDFIHIHTPLLTSSDCEGAGEVFTLLDQPNPNSPQTTTFFPHPAHLTVSSQLHLEAPTHSLSRTYTLSPSFRAEPSLTSRHLSEFYMLEGEVGFIEDLDQLLDVVEDGIKFSVDRILKEGSKRGKRVKEDLEMISKSSNDNSEIEVVEQQGVINRSDPLNHLRQILAKPFTRIDYTQALDLLRQAKEERREEGELPLKDVPTWGEGLSTENEKWLANHFNGPVFVMRYPKKIKPFYMLPSSTSTGKNGEEEGGETVECFDLLFPLIGEMAGGSLREHRLDHLTRAIEQNGMKVEDYEWYIDLRRYGSIPHGGWGMGWDRWISYVTGVGNVRDVVAYPRWKGHCKY